A genomic segment from Gammaproteobacteria bacterium encodes:
- a CDS encoding hypothetical protein (Evidence 5 : Unknown function) has translation MVIIDTLAKIRPEGKNNELLYTADYAVGAALLPLAAEFNIGIVLVHHTRKAVSDDHLETVSGSTGLTGGVDNVIVLKRARGTDEAMLYVDGRDIEKPGEYGLKWDGQLAKWTISEEGAVVGFSPERKAVFDIIKQHGPINGKDVTQLLNPGVHIERNSKEWATTRKIISRFVESGSVVSSTNGFTIKGLRDE, from the coding sequence TTGGTAATCATCGACACCCTAGCGAAAATTCGTCCTGAAGGTAAAAACAACGAATTGCTGTACACTGCTGACTATGCGGTAGGTGCTGCATTATTACCGCTAGCCGCAGAATTCAATATTGGCATTGTGTTGGTACATCACACTCGGAAAGCGGTATCTGATGATCATCTTGAAACTGTCAGTGGTAGTACTGGCCTGACTGGTGGCGTAGATAACGTGATTGTATTGAAGCGTGCCCGTGGGACGGATGAGGCAATGCTGTATGTCGATGGTAGAGATATCGAAAAGCCTGGTGAATATGGGTTGAAATGGGATGGACAGTTAGCCAAATGGACAATTAGCGAAGAGGGGGCGGTAGTCGGATTTTCTCCTGAACGGAAAGCAGTTTTTGACATTATCAAACAACACGGGCCTATCAATGGAAAAGATGTCACGCAATTGTTGAACCCAGGTGTTCATATAGAACGAAACTCAAAAGAATGGGCAACTACGAGAAAGATAATATCGAGGTTCGTCGAGTCAGGGTCAGTCGTGAGCAGTACCAATGGTTTCACCATTAAAGGT